The following are encoded together in the Montipora capricornis isolate CH-2021 chromosome 5, ASM3666992v2, whole genome shotgun sequence genome:
- the LOC138048807 gene encoding melanocyte-stimulating hormone receptor-like, whose amino-acid sequence MNQAAIKAIYTSDTCIGSLKLHYLDCVKRKPELCAKLLFGHQKTNMTNSTVDNHSLAIIVIVNSLLNVPLMLISVVGNSLVLVAVLFNSPLRSSSVILLCSLAVSDISIGLIVQPCYIAKEFTSSGILLELTAMMGFAFCGVSFATMALISVDRLLALRYHIVYRTVVTLPRLVAAMMFIWLVHFIFLNKVWVPAEFLYAGVALIFLYIVAATTSYIGIYRIVRRHQRQIHLQHQAVQSLKTHASTTLKFLSLRRAAVNTFVFYICSIVCYFPWLIYRLCYGDYFVSNQKTGWIFTTTLVFANSSINPFLYGWRLRELRKGVLKILRKLCRKHSQGNRCMRPTE is encoded by the coding sequence ATGAATCAAGCTGCAATAAAAGCCATATATACCAGCGACACATGTATTGGGTCACTAAAATTACATTACTTGGACTGTGTAAAAAGAAAACCGGAATTGTGTGCAAAGCTATTATTTGGCCACCAAAAGACGAACATGACTAACTCGACAGTGGACAACCACAGCTTAGCTATCATTGTCATTGTTAATAGCTTGCTTAATGTTCCACTAATGTTAATCTCTGTCGTTGGAAACTCATTGGTGCTGGTTGCTGTCCTTTTTAATTCTCCTCTTCGCTCATCGTCCGTGATTTTGCTTTGCAGTCTGGCTGTGTCCGACATCTCCATTGGTTTGATTGTGCAGCCATGTTACATCGCCAAAGAATTCACATCTAGTGGAATCTTACTAGAGTTGACAGCGATGATGGGCTTCGCTTTCTGCGGAGTTTCATTCGCTACTATGGCTCTCATAAGCGTCGATCGGCTCTTAGCTCTGCGATATCACATTGTTTACAGAACAGTGGTTACTCTGCCCCGTTTGGTTGCAGCTATGATGTTCATTTGGCTAGTCCACTTTATTttcttaaacaaagtttgggtGCCAGCGGAATTCCTTTACGCCGGTGTGGCTTTAATATTCCTTTACATCGTGGCAGCCACAACTTCTTACATTGGTATCTATAGAATCGTTCGCCGGCATCAGAGACAAATCCACCTTCAACACCAAGCGGTTCAAAGCTTGAAGACGCATGCGTCAACAACGCTAAAGTTCCTCTCATTACGACGCGCTGCTGTAAATACATTTGTGTTTTATATCTGTTCAAtcgtttgttattttccatGGCTTATTTATCGACTGTGTTATGGCGATTATTTTGTCTCCAACCAAAAAACAGGCTGGATTTTTACGACAACTTTGGTATTTGCCAACTCGTCGATTAATCCATTCTTATATGGCTGGCGTCTTCGCGAACTACGCAAGGGAGTTTTAAAGATTTTAAGGAAATTGTGCCGAAAACATTCACAGGGAAACCGATGCATGCGTCCTACTGAATAG
- the LOC138048806 gene encoding melanocyte-stimulating hormone receptor-like, protein MSDQETIALVNAILNGPFVLVSIFANALVLTAIWRTPAMKSRPSMLILCSLALSDLLVGLVAQPIYIAKELSEDPSLQKIWDTLGNSLCGVSMWLITAKSVDRLLTVHYHLRYSAVVTISRVRFIVVIIWCVSFAYSGVYFWDIFWYDIFLAISTGTCLAISTFSYISIYRVVRRHHFRIRTQNAAVAVEGNENLHMKQLVKSTVNTFVFHISMLACYFPAYILLFLYSVSSSHNVWRKEWNFSMTLLLVNSSINPFLYYWRLRDLRLAIKETINMLLCRGKQAVNSS, encoded by the coding sequence ATGTCTGATCAAGAAACCATTGCCCTCGTGAATGCTATCCTGAATGGCCCATTTGttcttgtttcaatttttgccAACGCATTGGTGTTAACCGCCATATGGAGAACTCCAGCTATGAAGTCTCGACCGTCGATGTTGATTCTTTGTAGTCTTGCACTTTCAGATCTGTTGGTTGGACTGGTTGCTCAACCGATCTACATTGCAAAGGAACTCTCCGAAGATCCTTCGTTGCAAAAGATTTGGGATACATTGGGCAACAGCCTATGTGGTGTCTCAATGTGGCTGATAACTGCTAAAAGCGTAGATCGTCTCTTGACGGTCCACTATCATCTGCGATATTCAGCGGTGGTGACCATATCCCGAGTTAGATTTATAGTCGTTATTATTTGGTGTGTCAGCTTTGCTTATTCCGGTGTCTACTTTTGGGATATTTTTTGGTATGACATTTTCTTAGCAATTTCCACAGGCACCTGCCTTGCCATTTCCACCTTCTCCTACATCAGCATCTACCGAGTTGTTCGCCGCCACCATTTCCGTATTCGGACTCAAAATGCAGCTGTCGCTGTTGAGGGAAATGAAAACTTGCATATGAAACAACTTGTAAAAAGCACTGTGAACACATTCGTGTTTCACATTTCTATGCTGGCTTGCTACTTTCCTGCCTATATTCTACTGTTTCTCTATTCGGTCAGCTCTTCGCATAACGTTTGGAGAAAGGAATGGAATTTTTCTATGACTCTCCTTTTAGTAAATTCTTCTATTAATCCATTTTTGTACTACTGGCGACTTCGCGATCTTCGATTGGCTATCAAGGAGACAATTAACATGTTACTTTGCAGAGGAAAACAAGCTGTCAACTCAAGTTGA
- the LOC138049423 gene encoding melanocyte-stimulating hormone receptor-like, whose amino-acid sequence MSGQETIALVNAILNGPFVLVSIFANALVLTAIWRTPAMKSRPSMLILCGLALSDLLVGLVAQPIYIAKELSEDPSLQKIWNTLGNSLCGVSMGLITAKSIDRLMAVHYHLRYSTLVTIFRIRFMVAIIWCVSFALSGVYFWDIFWYGILLVMNTGICLAISTFSYISIYRVVRRHHFRIRTQNAAVAVEGNENLHMKQLVKSTVNTFVFHISMLACYFPMYILLFLYSVSSSHNLWRKEWNFSMTLLLVNSSINPFLYYWRLRDLRLAIKETINMLLCRGKPAVKSS is encoded by the coding sequence ATGTCTGGTCAAGAAACTATTGCCCTCGTGAATGCTATACTGAATGGCCCATTTGttcttgtttcaatttttgccAACGCATTGGTGTTAACCGCCATATGGAGAACTCCAGCCATGAAGTCTCGACCGTCGATGTTGATTCTTTGTGGTCTTGCGCTTTCAGATCTGTTGGTTGGACTGGTTGCTCAACCGATCTACATTGCAAAGGAACTCTCCGAAGATCCTTCGTTGCAAAAGATTTGGAATACATTGGGCAACAGCCTATGTGGTGTCTCGATGGGGCTAATAACGGCTAAAAGTATAGATCGTCTCATGGCGGTCCACTACCATCTGCGATATTCAACATTAGTGACAATATTCCGAATCCGATTTATGGTCGCTATTATTTGGTGTGTCAGCTTTGCTTTGTCCGGTGTCTACTTTTGGGATATTTTTTGGTATGGCATTTTATTAGTAATGAACACAGGAATCTGCCTTGCCATTTCCACATTCTCCTACATCAGCATCTACCGAGTTGTTCGCCGTCACCATTTCCGTATTCGGACTCAAAATGCAGCTGTCGCTGTTGAGGGAAATGAAAACTTGCATATGAAACAACTTGTAAAAAGCACCGTGAACACATTCGTGTTTCACATTTCTATGTTGGCTTGCTACTTTCCTATGTATATTTTACTGTTTCTCTATTCAGTCAGCTCTTCGCATAACCTTTGGAGAAAGGAATGGAATTTTTCTATGACTCTCCTTTTAGTAAATTCTTCTATTAATCCATTTTTGTACTACTGGCGACTTCGCGATCTTCGATTGGCTATCAAGGAGACAATTAACATGTTACTTTGCAGAGGAAAACCAGCTGTCAAGTCAAGTTGA
- the LOC138048809 gene encoding melanocyte-stimulating hormone receptor-like has product MSGQETIALVNAILNGPFVLVSIFANALVLTAIWRTPAMKSRPSMLILCSLALSDLLVGLVAQPIYIAKELSEDPSLQKIWDTLGNSLCGISMWLITAKSVDRLLTVHYHLRYSTVVTISRVRFIVVIIWCVSFAYSGVYFWDIFWYDLLLAISTGTCLAISTFSYISIYRVVRRHHFRIRIQNAAVAVEGNENLHIKQLVKSTVNTFVFHISMLACYFPMYILLFLYSVSSSHNLWRKEWNFSMTLLLVNSSINPFLYYWRLRDLRLAIKETINMLLCRGKPAVNSS; this is encoded by the coding sequence ATGTCTGGTCAAGAAACCATTGCCCTCGTGAATGCTATCCTGAATGGCCCATTTGttcttgtttcaatttttgccAACGCATTGGTGTTAACCGCCATATGGAGAACTCCAGCTATGAAGTCTCGACCGTCGATGTTGATTCTTTGTAGTCTTGCGCTTTCAGATCTGTTGGTTGGACTGGTTGCTCAACCGATCTACATTGCAAAGGAACTCTCCGAAGATCCTTCGTTGCAAAAGATTTGGGATACATTGGGCAACAGCCTATGTGGTATCTCGATGTGGCTGATAACGGCTAAAAGCGTAGATCGTCTCTTGACGGTCCACTATCATCTGCGATATTCAACGGTGGTGACCATATCCCGAGTTAGATTTATAGTCGTTATTATTTGGTGTGTCAGCTTTGCTTATTCCGGTGTCTACTTTTGGGATATTTTTTGGTATGACCTTTTATTAGCAATTTCCACAGGCACCTGCCTTGCCATTTCCACGTTCTCCTACATCAGCATCTACCGAGTTGTTCGCCGTCACCATTTCCGTATTCGGATTCAAAATGCAGCTGTCGCTGTTGAGGGAAATGAAAACTTGCATATAAAACAACTTGTAAAAAGCACTGTGAACACATTCGTGTTTCATATTTCTATGTTGGCTTGCTACTTTCCTATGTATATTCTACTGTTTCTCTATTCAGTCAGCTCTTCGCATAACCTTTGGAGAAAGGAATGGAATTTTTCTATGACTCTCCTTTTGGTAAATTCTTCTATTAATCCATTTTTGTACTACTGGCGACTTCGCGATCTTCGACTGGCTATCAAGGAGACAATTAACATGTTACTTTGCAGAGGAAAACCAGCTGTCAACTCAAGTTGA